Proteins encoded within one genomic window of Streptomyces sp. NBC_01408:
- a CDS encoding helix-turn-helix domain-containing protein — MADHIGQRIAARRRARRMTQQDLARESHVSLPMVKSIERGVRTPSPVVLEALASALGVDASRLDPAYTGTHRRVHAALPAISAAIAGYDIALDPPARSLAELTRAVQEATGWRLAAQYGRIAAAAPALLADALAHLPAATGAGRAEAARLVVAAARAVDAVAYKYGAYDLSARLIDVMRWAAAQTGDPDVVATAAYVHAETFLAARAYRAGQAVLERALDAVPRVGAERGAAVRGALHMRTAVVAARAGNAAAAYGHLDDAEQLADGLAEGVYLGTAFGPSSVRIHQVAVAVSLGRDHIGVALDVAREWKPGDEIPAERRSGFYVELGRAQLWAGCPDAAFESLKVARRLAPQHVRGHPWAREDIETIRRIKRADAESLTAFADWIGAV; from the coding sequence ATGGCCGATCACATCGGGCAGCGGATCGCCGCACGGCGCCGGGCCCGGCGCATGACTCAGCAGGATCTCGCCCGCGAGTCGCATGTCTCCCTGCCCATGGTGAAGAGCATTGAGCGGGGAGTCCGCACACCGTCGCCGGTCGTACTGGAGGCGCTGGCCTCCGCGCTCGGCGTGGACGCGTCCCGGCTCGATCCGGCGTACACCGGTACCCACCGTCGGGTGCACGCCGCACTGCCGGCGATCTCGGCGGCCATCGCCGGGTACGACATCGCCCTCGACCCGCCCGCGCGCTCGCTGGCGGAACTCACGCGGGCAGTGCAGGAGGCGACCGGCTGGCGGCTCGCGGCCCAGTACGGACGCATCGCCGCTGCGGCGCCCGCGCTGCTTGCCGACGCGCTCGCCCACCTGCCCGCTGCCACTGGCGCGGGCCGCGCTGAGGCTGCCCGTCTTGTCGTCGCTGCGGCCCGGGCGGTAGACGCCGTGGCGTACAAGTACGGCGCTTACGACCTGTCGGCCCGGCTGATCGACGTCATGCGGTGGGCCGCCGCTCAGACCGGGGACCCGGATGTGGTCGCCACGGCTGCCTACGTCCACGCGGAGACGTTTCTCGCGGCGCGGGCTTATCGCGCCGGTCAGGCTGTTCTGGAGCGGGCACTCGACGCCGTTCCGCGGGTGGGCGCCGAACGTGGCGCGGCTGTCCGGGGCGCCCTGCACATGCGGACCGCCGTGGTAGCGGCCCGCGCCGGCAACGCAGCCGCAGCCTACGGGCACCTCGACGATGCCGAGCAGCTCGCGGACGGCCTGGCCGAAGGCGTCTACCTGGGCACCGCGTTCGGCCCGTCCAGCGTCCGGATTCATCAGGTGGCCGTCGCGGTCAGCCTCGGCCGGGACCACATCGGCGTCGCCCTGGACGTGGCTCGGGAGTGGAAACCCGGGGACGAGATTCCCGCCGAGCGCCGGTCTGGGTTCTACGTCGAGCTGGGGCGTGCCCAGCTGTGGGCGGGTTGCCCCGATGCCGCGTTCGAGTCCCTGAAGGTGGCTCGGCGTCTCGCCCCGCAGCATGTCCGGGGGCATCCATGGGCGCGCGAGGACATCGAGACGATTCGCCGCATCAAGCGGGCCGACGCCGAGAGCCTGACCGCGTTCGCCGATTGGATCGGCGCCGTCTGA
- a CDS encoding acyl carrier protein, with amino-acid sequence MATNAFTPDDLRRTLREAAGVAEGVDLDGDILDTEFDVLGYESLALLEAGSLIEREYGISLDEEAVNDANTPRAFIEVVNAQLAPATAA; translated from the coding sequence ATGGCCACCAACGCATTCACCCCCGACGACCTGCGCCGCACCCTGCGGGAGGCCGCGGGCGTGGCCGAGGGCGTCGACCTGGACGGCGACATCCTCGACACCGAGTTCGACGTGCTCGGCTACGAGTCCCTCGCGCTGCTGGAGGCCGGAAGCCTCATCGAGCGCGAGTACGGCATCTCCCTCGACGAGGAGGCCGTCAACGACGCGAACACCCCGCGTGCGTTCATCGAGGTCGTCAACGCGCAGCTCGCGCCCGCCACGGCTGCCTGA
- a CDS encoding FAD-dependent monooxygenase has product MTADLLEADVIVVGAGPVGLLLAGELCRGGADVVVLEKRRAPSTESRASTLHARTMEILDVLGLLPDLGGPPVEPRGHFGGIPLDLTGPSTHPGQWKVPQTKTEGVLEEWAISLGADIRCGHELTSVTETGGPAEDGPDAGHVEAEAVGRDGVVLRLRARYLVACDGEDSAVRRLVGARFPGEDAGRELLRADVEGIDIPNRRFQRLEKGLAIAWRNPAGVTRVMVHEFGSVAQPRSGEAQFEEIAVVWKRVTGEDISGGTPLWVNSFGDASRQLDRYRHGRILFAGDAAHRQMPIGGQALNLGLQDAFNLGWKLALHLRGAAPAALLDTYHAERHAVGRRVLANIRAQALMLLGGPEVEPLRTVLGELIALEDVRAHLAGMISGLDVRYDVGGPAHPLLGLRLPETALLADGGETSTTRLLREGRGVLLDLRGAADDPLPGADGWADRVDVRAALPKQGGALEGVGAVLLRPDGHVAWAGSGDAGLREALERWFGPSG; this is encoded by the coding sequence ATGACTGCGGACCTGCTGGAGGCCGACGTCATCGTCGTCGGCGCCGGTCCCGTCGGGCTGCTGCTCGCCGGCGAACTGTGCCGGGGCGGCGCCGACGTGGTCGTGCTGGAGAAGCGTCGCGCCCCCAGTACGGAGTCGCGGGCCTCCACCCTGCACGCCCGCACCATGGAGATCCTCGACGTCCTCGGGCTGCTGCCCGACCTCGGCGGCCCGCCGGTCGAACCGCGCGGCCACTTCGGGGGGATCCCCCTGGACCTGACCGGGCCCAGCACCCACCCCGGCCAGTGGAAGGTCCCGCAGACCAAGACCGAGGGCGTGCTGGAGGAGTGGGCGATCTCGCTCGGCGCCGACATCCGGTGCGGCCACGAGCTGACCTCCGTCACCGAGACGGGCGGGCCGGCCGAGGACGGGCCGGACGCCGGGCACGTGGAGGCCGAAGCCGTCGGCCGCGACGGGGTGGTGCTGCGGCTGCGCGCCCGCTACCTGGTGGCCTGCGACGGCGAGGACAGCGCCGTACGGCGCCTGGTGGGCGCCCGGTTCCCCGGCGAGGACGCCGGCCGGGAGCTGCTGCGCGCCGACGTCGAAGGCATCGACATCCCCAACCGTCGCTTCCAGCGGCTGGAGAAGGGCCTCGCCATCGCCTGGCGCAACCCCGCCGGGGTGACCCGCGTGATGGTCCACGAGTTCGGCTCGGTCGCGCAGCCGCGCAGCGGCGAGGCGCAGTTCGAGGAGATCGCCGTCGTCTGGAAGCGGGTCACCGGCGAGGACATCAGCGGCGGCACCCCGCTGTGGGTGAACTCCTTCGGCGACGCCTCCCGCCAGCTCGACCGGTACCGCCACGGCCGGATCCTGTTCGCGGGAGACGCCGCGCACCGGCAGATGCCGATCGGCGGCCAGGCCCTCAACCTCGGCCTGCAGGACGCCTTCAACCTCGGCTGGAAGCTCGCGCTGCACCTGCGCGGTGCCGCCCCCGCCGCCCTGCTCGACACCTACCACGCCGAACGGCACGCGGTCGGCCGGCGGGTCCTGGCCAACATCCGGGCCCAGGCCCTGATGCTGCTCGGCGGCCCCGAGGTGGAGCCGCTGCGCACCGTACTGGGCGAGCTGATCGCCCTGGAGGACGTACGGGCCCACCTGGCCGGCATGATCAGCGGCCTCGACGTCCGCTACGACGTGGGCGGCCCGGCGCACCCGCTGCTGGGCCTGCGGCTGCCGGAGACGGCGCTGCTGGCCGACGGCGGCGAGACCAGCACCACCCGCCTGCTGCGCGAGGGCCGGGGCGTCCTGCTCGACCTGCGCGGCGCGGCGGACGATCCGCTTCCCGGTGCGGACGGCTGGGCGGACCGGGTGGACGTACGGGCCGCGCTCCCGAAGCAGGGCGGCGCCCTTGAGGGCGTCGGCGCGGTTCTCCTGAGGCCGGACGGCCATGTCGCGTGGGCGGGGTCCGGCGACGCCGGGCTGCGGGAGGCGCTGGAGCGCTGGTTCGGCCCGTCGGGCTGA
- the fabG gene encoding 3-oxoacyl-ACP reductase FabG, giving the protein MTQNTAPRVAVITGATSGIGLASARLLASQNHQVFIGARNADNVAATVKELQAEGLDVDGGVVDVRDTASVEAFVQGAVDRFGTVDVVVNNAGRSGGGPTADIADELWEDVIETNLNSVFRVTRAALTTGGMRGKDRGRIINIASTAGKQGVVLGAPYSASKHGVVGFTKALGNELAPTGITVNAVCPGYVETPMAQRVRQGYAAAYDTSEDAILEKFQSKIPLGRYSTPEEVAGLVGYLASDTAASITAQALNVCGGLGNF; this is encoded by the coding sequence ATGACGCAGAACACCGCCCCCCGGGTCGCCGTCATCACCGGCGCCACCAGCGGCATCGGCCTCGCCTCGGCGCGGCTGCTGGCCTCGCAGAACCACCAGGTCTTCATCGGCGCCCGCAACGCCGACAACGTCGCGGCCACCGTCAAGGAGCTCCAGGCCGAGGGCCTGGACGTGGACGGCGGCGTCGTCGACGTCCGCGACACCGCCTCCGTCGAGGCCTTCGTCCAGGGCGCCGTCGACCGCTTCGGCACCGTCGACGTCGTGGTCAACAACGCCGGCCGGTCCGGCGGCGGCCCCACCGCGGACATCGCGGACGAGCTGTGGGAGGACGTCATCGAGACGAACCTCAACAGCGTCTTCCGGGTGACGCGCGCCGCGCTGACCACCGGCGGCATGCGCGGCAAGGACCGCGGCCGGATCATCAACATCGCCTCCACCGCGGGCAAGCAGGGTGTCGTCCTCGGCGCCCCGTACTCGGCGTCCAAGCACGGCGTCGTCGGTTTCACCAAGGCGCTGGGCAACGAGCTCGCCCCGACCGGCATCACCGTCAACGCGGTCTGCCCGGGCTACGTGGAGACCCCGATGGCCCAGCGGGTCCGCCAGGGCTACGCGGCCGCGTACGACACCTCCGAGGACGCCATCCTCGAGAAGTTCCAGTCGAAGATCCCGCTCGGCCGCTACTCCACGCCCGAGGAGGTCGCCGGTCTGGTCGGCTACCTGGCCTCCGACACGGCCGCCTCCATCACCGCCCAGGCGCTCAACGTCTGCGGTGGCCTGGGCAACTTCTAG
- a CDS encoding FAD-dependent monooxygenase encodes MEGTAVDTDVIVVGAGPTGLMLAGELRLGGARVIVIEKLTEPTMQSRGLGFTARTMESFDQRGLLPRWGGLETMPMGHFGGVQFDYSVLEDAHFGARGVLQWRTEEVLETWATELGAQIRRGWEFAELADGFLDGDTVEITVNTPEGEQRLRASYLVACDGSRSTIRRAAGFDFPGIPASRKMYVADVVGCELRPRYLGEQLPNGMVMVGPLGDGVDRIIVCPHGTPASDRDAIVPFEEVADAWEHITGEDIHGGGAKWVSSFTDATRQTSEYRRGRVLVAGDAAHIHLPAGGQGLSTGVQDAVNLGWKLAAVARGTAPDALLDTYHAERHPVGRRLLMNTRAQGTVFLGGEEAEPLRQLFQELVQYDDVKRHLAGIVSHLEIRYEFGDGTGEEGHPLVGRRMPPRLLVGAEGETRIAELLHPGRGVLLDLADDEAVRNAAAGWQGQVDVATVVAKPADGADQLEGITALLVRPDGYVAWAGSTQQGLTDALDRWFGPTA; translated from the coding sequence ATGGAAGGGACAGCGGTGGACACCGATGTCATCGTCGTCGGAGCCGGTCCGACCGGCCTGATGCTCGCCGGGGAACTGCGCCTGGGCGGGGCGCGCGTGATCGTGATCGAGAAGCTGACCGAGCCCACCATGCAGTCGCGGGGCCTGGGCTTCACCGCCCGCACCATGGAGTCGTTCGACCAGCGCGGGCTGCTGCCCCGGTGGGGCGGGCTGGAGACCATGCCGATGGGGCACTTCGGCGGTGTGCAGTTCGACTACAGCGTGCTGGAGGACGCCCACTTCGGCGCCCGCGGCGTGCTGCAGTGGCGCACCGAGGAGGTGCTGGAGACCTGGGCCACGGAGCTGGGCGCGCAGATCCGGCGCGGCTGGGAGTTCGCGGAGCTGGCCGACGGGTTCCTGGACGGGGACACCGTCGAGATCACGGTGAACACCCCGGAGGGGGAGCAGCGCCTACGCGCGTCCTACCTGGTGGCCTGTGACGGTTCGCGCAGCACCATCCGCCGCGCGGCCGGCTTCGACTTCCCGGGCATCCCGGCCAGCCGGAAGATGTACGTCGCCGACGTGGTCGGCTGCGAGCTGCGTCCGCGCTACCTCGGCGAGCAGCTGCCGAACGGCATGGTCATGGTCGGCCCGCTGGGCGACGGCGTGGACCGCATCATCGTGTGCCCGCACGGCACCCCGGCGAGCGACCGCGACGCGATCGTCCCGTTCGAGGAGGTCGCCGACGCCTGGGAGCACATCACGGGCGAGGACATCCACGGCGGCGGCGCGAAGTGGGTGAGCTCCTTCACCGACGCCACCCGGCAGACCTCCGAGTACCGGCGCGGACGGGTGCTGGTGGCCGGCGACGCCGCGCACATCCACCTGCCGGCCGGCGGCCAGGGTCTGAGCACCGGTGTGCAGGACGCGGTCAACCTGGGCTGGAAGCTGGCGGCGGTGGCGCGCGGTACGGCGCCGGACGCGCTGCTCGACACCTACCACGCCGAGCGGCACCCGGTCGGCAGGCGGCTGCTGATGAACACCCGTGCCCAGGGCACGGTGTTCCTCGGCGGCGAGGAGGCCGAGCCGCTGCGCCAGCTGTTCCAGGAGCTCGTGCAGTACGACGACGTCAAGCGGCACCTGGCGGGCATCGTCAGCCACCTGGAGATCCGCTACGAGTTCGGTGACGGCACGGGCGAGGAGGGCCACCCGCTGGTGGGCCGCCGGATGCCGCCGCGGCTGCTGGTCGGCGCCGAGGGCGAGACCCGGATCGCCGAACTGCTGCACCCCGGGCGCGGGGTGCTGCTCGACCTGGCCGACGACGAGGCCGTACGGAATGCCGCGGCCGGCTGGCAGGGCCAGGTGGACGTGGCGACGGTCGTCGCCAAGCCCGCCGACGGAGCCGACCAGCTGGAGGGCATCACCGCCCTGCTGGTCCGCCCCGACGGCTACGTGGCCTGGGCCGGATCCACGCAGCAGGGCCTCACGGACGCCCTCGACCGCTGGTTCGGCCCGACCGCCTGA
- a CDS encoding ketosynthase chain-length factor, whose translation MTTSVVVTGLGVASPNGLGTEDYWSATVGGKNGIGRITRFDPSGYPARLAGEVPGFQAEEHLPSRLLPQTDRVTRLALVATDWALADAGVDPKELPEFDMGVITASAAGGFEFGQGELQSLWSRGSQYVSAYQSFAWFYAVNSGQISIRNGMKGPAGVVVSEQAGGLDAVAHARRQIRKGTALIVSGGVDASICPWGWVAQLSTGKLSTSDEPSRAYLPFDRDARGYVPGEGGAILIVEDAEAARARGAHIYGEIAGYGSTMDPRPGSGREPGLGKAIRIALADAGVEAADVDVVFADGAGDPTLDREEAAAISGVFGDRAVPVTVPKTMTGRLYSGAASLDLAAAFLSIRDGVIPPTVHTQPCPDYPLDLVVGQSRQAPVRTALVLARGSGGFNSAMVVRAAQ comes from the coding sequence ATGACCACGTCGGTGGTGGTCACCGGTCTTGGCGTCGCCTCCCCCAACGGGCTCGGCACCGAGGACTACTGGTCGGCAACGGTCGGCGGGAAGAACGGCATCGGCCGGATCACCCGCTTCGACCCCTCCGGCTACCCGGCCCGGCTGGCCGGCGAGGTGCCCGGCTTCCAGGCCGAGGAGCACCTGCCCAGCCGTCTGCTGCCGCAGACCGACCGGGTCACCCGGCTCGCGCTGGTGGCGACCGACTGGGCGCTGGCGGACGCGGGCGTCGACCCGAAGGAACTGCCCGAGTTCGACATGGGCGTCATCACGGCCAGCGCCGCGGGCGGCTTCGAGTTCGGCCAGGGCGAGCTGCAGAGCCTGTGGAGCCGCGGCAGCCAGTACGTCTCCGCGTACCAGTCCTTCGCCTGGTTCTACGCCGTCAACAGCGGCCAGATCTCGATCCGCAACGGCATGAAGGGCCCCGCCGGGGTCGTCGTCAGCGAGCAGGCCGGCGGCCTCGACGCCGTCGCCCACGCCCGCCGGCAGATCCGCAAGGGCACCGCGCTGATCGTCTCCGGCGGGGTCGACGCCTCCATCTGCCCCTGGGGCTGGGTGGCGCAGCTGTCGACCGGGAAGCTGAGCACCAGCGACGAGCCCTCGCGGGCCTACCTGCCCTTCGACCGCGACGCGCGGGGCTACGTGCCCGGCGAGGGCGGCGCGATCCTCATCGTCGAGGACGCGGAGGCGGCCCGGGCACGCGGCGCCCACATCTACGGCGAGATCGCCGGGTACGGCTCGACGATGGACCCGCGTCCCGGCAGCGGCCGCGAGCCGGGCCTGGGCAAGGCGATCCGGATCGCCCTCGCCGACGCCGGCGTGGAAGCGGCGGACGTGGACGTGGTCTTCGCCGACGGCGCCGGGGACCCCACCCTCGACCGCGAGGAAGCGGCGGCGATCAGCGGGGTCTTCGGGGACCGCGCGGTGCCGGTGACGGTGCCCAAGACGATGACCGGCCGCCTGTACTCGGGCGCGGCGTCGCTGGACCTGGCGGCGGCGTTCCTGTCGATCCGCGACGGGGTCATCCCGCCCACCGTGCACACCCAGCCGTGCCCGGACTACCCGCTCGACCTGGTCGTCGGCCAGTCGCGGCAGGCCCCGGTGCGCACCGCGCTGGTGCTGGCCCGCGGCAGCGGCGGCTTCAACTCCGCCATGGTCGTGCGCGCCGCGCAGTAG
- a CDS encoding enoyl-[acyl-carrier-protein] reductase FabV, whose amino-acid sequence MSLRQIDPKQRGFLIVNAHPDGAAETVHRMWEQIPARTDGSSPVVLLLGHSAGYGLATLLTGLRRHGIRGVGVAFEGVETERRTATAGWYRTAAADALARDAGRDFAFVNTDAFSAAGKEQVLALLEERYGKVDYLIYSLAAPRRTDPVTGTVHQSVIKPLGGPYEAPALDFSGDAPKVGQVFLEPASDEERRATEQVMGGADWRLWVEALAGRGLLAEGFTTVALTYIGSELTAPIYRQGTIGAAKEDLERTAGHLDTELGDAGRAFTAVAGAAVTQASSAIPSIALYTSFLRTVLGDGLRTTAEQAGELWEQLTGAAPLVLDEQGRIRLDGWELDDEVQDRVRELWADPEAGLEHARGGADWFMGQIRELYGWGVDGVDYGRPTETTVAWPTPVM is encoded by the coding sequence GTGAGCCTTCGCCAGATCGACCCGAAGCAGCGCGGTTTCCTGATCGTCAACGCCCACCCGGACGGGGCCGCTGAGACCGTGCACCGGATGTGGGAGCAGATTCCGGCCCGCACCGACGGCAGCAGCCCGGTGGTACTGCTCCTCGGCCACAGCGCCGGGTACGGGCTGGCCACACTGCTGACGGGACTGCGCCGGCACGGCATCCGGGGTGTGGGTGTCGCCTTCGAGGGCGTTGAGACGGAGCGGCGCACGGCTACGGCCGGCTGGTACCGCACCGCGGCCGCCGACGCCCTGGCCCGCGACGCCGGACGCGACTTCGCGTTCGTCAACACCGACGCGTTCTCCGCGGCGGGCAAGGAGCAGGTGCTGGCTCTGCTGGAGGAGCGGTACGGAAAGGTCGACTACCTGATCTACAGCCTGGCGGCTCCGCGCCGCACCGACCCCGTGACCGGCACGGTCCACCAGTCGGTGATCAAGCCGCTCGGCGGGCCGTACGAGGCCCCGGCGCTGGACTTCTCCGGTGACGCCCCGAAGGTCGGACAGGTCTTCCTGGAACCGGCCAGCGACGAGGAACGCCGCGCGACGGAGCAGGTGATGGGCGGCGCGGACTGGCGGCTGTGGGTGGAGGCCCTGGCCGGGCGCGGCCTGCTGGCCGAAGGGTTCACGACCGTGGCGCTGACCTACATCGGCTCGGAGCTGACGGCGCCGATCTACCGGCAGGGCACGATCGGCGCGGCGAAGGAGGACCTGGAGCGGACCGCCGGGCACCTGGACACGGAGCTGGGAGACGCGGGCCGGGCGTTCACCGCGGTCGCGGGCGCGGCCGTCACCCAGGCTTCCAGTGCGATCCCGTCGATCGCCCTGTACACGTCCTTCCTGCGGACCGTTCTCGGAGACGGCCTGCGCACGACGGCCGAGCAGGCCGGGGAACTGTGGGAGCAACTGACGGGGGCGGCACCGCTGGTCCTCGACGAGCAGGGCCGCATCCGGCTGGACGGCTGGGAACTCGACGACGAGGTCCAGGACCGGGTGCGGGAACTGTGGGCGGACCCGGAGGCCGGACTGGAGCACGCGCGGGGCGGCGCGGACTGGTTCATGGGCCAGATCCGCGAGCTGTACGGGTGGGGTGTCGACGGGGTCGACTACGGGCGGCCCACGGAGACGACGGTTGCGTGGCCGACGCCAGTCATGTGA
- a CDS encoding beta-ketoacyl synthase produces MTRRRVVITGIEVIAPGGVGKENFWNLLSEGRTATRGITFFDPTQFRSRVAAEVDFDPYAHGLTPQEVRRLDRAAQFAVVASRGAVADSGIELGGIDPHRIGVTVGSAVGATMGLDEEYRVVSDGGRLDLVDHTYAVPHLYNHMVPSSFATEVAWAVGAEGPSTVVSTGCTSGIDSVGYAVELVREGSADVVIAGSSDAPISPITMACFDAIKATTPRYDDPEHASRPFDGTRNGFVLGEGTAFFVLEELESAKKRGAHIYAEIAGYATRSNAYHMTGLRPDGLEMAEAINLALGEARLNPEAIDYINAHGSGTKQNDRHETAAFKRSLGDHAYRTPVSSIKSMVGHSLGAIGSIEIAASALAMEYDVVPPTANLHTPDPECDLDYVPVTARDQLVDAVLTVGSGFGGFQSAMVLASPERSLV; encoded by the coding sequence GTGACGAGGCGACGCGTTGTCATCACCGGGATCGAGGTGATCGCCCCCGGTGGTGTCGGCAAGGAGAACTTCTGGAACCTGCTGAGCGAGGGCCGTACCGCCACGCGCGGGATCACCTTCTTCGACCCCACTCAGTTCCGCTCGCGGGTGGCCGCCGAGGTCGACTTCGACCCGTACGCGCACGGCCTGACCCCGCAGGAGGTCCGCCGCCTGGACCGGGCCGCGCAGTTCGCCGTCGTGGCCTCGCGCGGCGCGGTCGCCGACAGCGGCATCGAGCTGGGCGGGATCGACCCCCACCGCATCGGCGTCACCGTCGGCAGCGCGGTGGGAGCCACGATGGGCCTCGACGAGGAGTACCGGGTCGTCAGCGACGGCGGCCGGCTGGACCTGGTCGACCACACCTACGCGGTCCCGCACCTGTACAACCACATGGTGCCCAGCTCCTTCGCCACCGAGGTGGCCTGGGCGGTCGGCGCCGAGGGCCCCAGCACCGTGGTTTCCACCGGCTGCACCTCCGGCATCGACTCGGTCGGCTACGCCGTCGAACTCGTCCGCGAGGGCTCGGCGGACGTCGTGATCGCCGGCTCCTCGGACGCCCCGATCTCGCCGATCACCATGGCCTGCTTCGACGCCATCAAGGCCACCACTCCGCGCTACGACGACCCGGAGCACGCCTCGCGCCCCTTCGACGGCACCCGCAACGGGTTCGTCCTCGGCGAGGGCACCGCGTTCTTCGTGCTGGAGGAGCTGGAGAGCGCGAAGAAGCGCGGCGCGCACATCTACGCGGAGATCGCCGGCTACGCCACGCGCAGCAACGCCTACCACATGACGGGCCTGCGCCCCGACGGCCTGGAGATGGCCGAGGCGATCAACCTCGCGCTCGGCGAGGCGCGCCTGAACCCCGAGGCGATCGACTACATCAACGCGCACGGCTCGGGCACCAAGCAGAACGACCGGCACGAGACCGCCGCCTTCAAGCGCAGCCTCGGCGACCACGCGTACCGCACCCCGGTCAGCTCCATCAAGTCGATGGTCGGGCACTCGCTCGGCGCGATCGGCTCCATCGAGATCGCCGCGTCGGCGCTGGCCATGGAGTACGACGTCGTACCCCCGACGGCCAACCTGCACACGCCCGACCCGGAGTGCGACCTCGACTACGTCCCCGTCACCGCGCGCGACCAGCTGGTCGACGCGGTGCTCACGGTCGGCAGCGGATTCGGCGGCTTCCAGAGCGCCATGGTGCTGGCCAGCCCCGAAAGGAGCCTCGTATGA
- a CDS encoding aromatase/cyclase, with protein sequence MTTREVEHEITIGAPAAAVYQLLADVTNWPRIFPPTIHVDRVEAEGNEEKIRIWATANGQPKNWTSRRTLDPEGLRITFRQEVPAEPVKHMGGTWIIEALGAEESRVRLLHDYSAINDDAHDLLWIERAVDKNSTSELAALKTNVELAHAAETEELTFSFVDTVQIAGNAKDAFDFINEADRWAERLPHVAVVRLAEDTPGLQELEMDTRAKDGSVHTTKSYRVVFPHHKIAYKQVTLPALMTLHTGEWTFEENEGGFAASSQHTVTLNTDNIARILGPEATVADARAYVHTALSTNSSATLAHAKAYAEQKA encoded by the coding sequence ATGACGACGCGTGAGGTCGAGCACGAGATCACCATCGGCGCCCCCGCCGCCGCGGTCTACCAGCTGCTCGCGGACGTCACCAACTGGCCGCGGATCTTCCCGCCGACGATCCACGTCGACCGGGTCGAGGCCGAGGGCAACGAGGAGAAGATCCGGATCTGGGCGACCGCCAACGGCCAGCCCAAGAACTGGACCTCGCGCCGCACCCTGGACCCCGAGGGCCTGCGCATCACCTTCCGCCAGGAGGTCCCGGCGGAACCGGTCAAGCACATGGGCGGCACCTGGATCATCGAGGCGCTCGGTGCGGAGGAGTCCCGCGTCCGGCTGCTGCACGACTACAGCGCGATCAACGACGACGCGCACGACCTGCTGTGGATCGAGCGGGCCGTGGACAAGAACAGCACCTCGGAACTGGCGGCGCTCAAGACGAACGTCGAGCTCGCGCACGCCGCCGAGACCGAGGAGCTGACCTTCTCCTTCGTGGACACGGTGCAGATCGCGGGCAACGCCAAGGACGCCTTCGACTTCATCAACGAGGCGGACCGGTGGGCCGAGCGGCTGCCCCACGTCGCCGTCGTGCGCCTGGCCGAGGACACCCCGGGTCTGCAGGAGCTGGAGATGGACACCCGCGCGAAGGACGGCTCGGTGCACACCACCAAGTCGTACCGGGTGGTCTTCCCGCACCACAAGATCGCGTACAAGCAGGTCACGCTGCCCGCGCTGATGACCCTGCACACCGGCGAGTGGACCTTCGAGGAGAACGAGGGCGGGTTCGCCGCCTCCTCGCAGCACACCGTCACCCTCAACACGGACAACATCGCGCGGATCCTGGGCCCGGAAGCCACCGTGGCCGACGCCCGCGCCTACGTCCACACCGCGCTCAGCACCAACAGCAGCGCCACGCTCGCGCACGCCAAGGCCTACGCCGAGCAGAAGGCCTGA
- a CDS encoding HAD family hydrolase, with protein sequence MIRTVVLDVGETLTRDDRYWGAWADWLSVPRHTLSALVGAVVVDGRDNADALRMLRPGLDVAAEYAAREAAGHGEQLDDSDLYEDVRPALAALREAGARVVVAGNQTRRAGELLRALNLSADLIATSGDWGVAKPDAGFFARVLEVSGAPADETLYVGDHPANDVVPAREAGLRTAHLRRGPWGFWWADDPTVRAAADWSIDSLNDLVDIVKQ encoded by the coding sequence GTGATCCGTACCGTCGTGTTGGACGTAGGCGAGACCCTGACCCGCGATGACCGGTACTGGGGGGCGTGGGCCGACTGGCTGAGCGTGCCCAGACACACTCTGTCCGCCCTCGTCGGTGCCGTGGTGGTCGATGGCCGGGACAATGCCGATGCGCTCCGCATGCTGAGGCCGGGCCTTGACGTGGCAGCCGAGTACGCGGCGCGAGAGGCCGCCGGTCATGGCGAGCAGCTCGACGACAGCGACCTGTACGAGGACGTCCGCCCGGCGCTTGCAGCACTCCGCGAGGCCGGGGCCCGGGTCGTTGTCGCCGGGAACCAGACCAGGCGTGCGGGCGAGCTGCTACGCGCCCTGAACCTGTCGGCGGATCTGATCGCGACGTCCGGGGACTGGGGGGTGGCGAAGCCCGACGCAGGGTTCTTCGCTCGCGTGCTGGAGGTGTCCGGAGCTCCTGCGGACGAGACCCTGTACGTAGGCGACCATCCGGCCAACGATGTTGTTCCGGCCCGGGAGGCAGGGTTGCGGACCGCGCACCTGCGGCGCGGACCGTGGGGGTTCTGGTGGGCTGACGATCCCACGGTCCGGGCGGCCGCCGACTGGTCGATCGACTCATTGAACGACCTCGTCGATATCGTCAAGCAGTAG